ATCAACCAAAAGGTTTTGATAGAGAAGGTTATTTAATGGAACTGTAATTGCCAAAACAACAATAACAGCAATGCCCAAACCGATCGCTGTATCAACTTTTTTGGACAAAGCCAAAAAAGTACACATACCAAGAAAGAAGGCCAACGCCATATTCTCAACAAAAACGGCCTTAACGAACAAACTGATTAAATGTTCCATTTAGAACGCCTCCCTTACACGCGAATGGGCTGCAATCTTAAAGTCAGGCTCTTCAATTTGATCCGTTTTATAAGAACGCAACACCCAAATAACCAAGCCAATCACGAAGAACGCACTTGGAGGAAGCAGCATTAAACCATTAGGCTGATACCAACCGCCGTTCTGAACAGTGGCAAATATTTCAACACCAAAAAGCTTACCAGCGCCGAGTAATTCACGGAAGAAAGCAACCACGATCAACATAGCACTGTAGCCTAAGCCATTACCAATACCATCAACAAAGCTCATCACTGGACCGTTTTTCATGGCAAACGCTTCTGCGCGGCCCATTACGATACAGTTAGTGATGATAAGACCAACAAACACAGAAAGCTGCTTACTGATCTCATAAGCAAACGCTTTAAGAATTTGATCAACCACAATAACCAAAGAGGCAATAATGATCATTTGAACAATGATACGAATACTGTTTGGAATATGATTACGAATGATCGCAATAAAAAAGCTAGAAAAAGCGGTTACTAACGTTAGGGCAATCGCCATAACCAAACTAACACTTAAACTGCTCGTTACCGCCAACGCTGAACAAATACCCAAGATTTGCAAAGCAATCGGGTTATTCGCAAGAATTGGCCCAAAGAGGACTTTTCTAAATTCAGACATTATTGAACTCCTTCGCTACGAAGTTTTGCCAAGAAAGGACCAAAGCCCTCCTCACCTAACCAGTATTGAACAAGATTAGTGACACCACGACTCGTCAGGGTTGCACCAGACAAACCATCCACTTTATAAGCTGCTTTTGGATCTGAGCTATCTACACTACCTTTAACAAGATGAAGCACTGCTTCGCCTTGGTCGTCATAGACCTCCTTACCTTTCCACAACGCTTTCCAGTTAGGATTATCAACTTCCCCCCCCAACCCAGGCGTTTCACCCTGAGAATAGAAGCCAAAGCCAATCACAGTATTGAAATCGCTTTTCAATGCAATGAAGCCATACATAGTAGACCATAGGCCATAACCATGAACTGGAACAATGATTCGGTCTATATCATCACCTGATTTAACAAGGTAGACAGCTGAAAAGTTCGCGCGGCGTTTAATGCTAGCAGGATCATTCTCACCGCTCAAAGCAACAGACAACTGCGGATCTTTCGAGGCCGCTTTCTGATCATAAGTAGCAGGGTTAATACCCGCTGCTTTAATTTCAGCTTGCGTTGCGAAGGCGCCTGTTTGCAAATTAACGATGCGAGTTTCTACTGTTTCGAAAATCTCATCTACTGATTTACCAGATACAAGCATACCAGCCGAAGACAAAATGTTTCGCTTACGGTCTAGATCCTTATTAGCCTTTTGGATTGGCTTAAGCCCTACCGCTGCCACAGCAACAAAAATAGAACAAACCAAACACAAGGATAAGGCAACTATAATGGTCTTTTTAATACTATCGTTACTACTAGCCATTGCGTGCAATCCTCCGCTTAATGTTCGCCTGAATCACAAAGTGATCAATAAATGGTGCAAACAAATTCGCAAACAAAATCGCCAACATCATACCTTCTGGGTACGCTGGGTTAACAACTCGAATAAGCACGACCATTAAACCGATTAATGCGCCATAGAACCATTTACCACGATTCGTCATCGATGCAGATACTGGATCCGTCGCCATATACATCATACCAAAAGCAAAACCACCTAAAACAAGGTGCCAATACCATGGTGTAGCGAACATAGGGTTAGTATCAGAGCCAATGGAGTTAAACAATGCAGAAGTTAGTACCATGCCTAGCATAACACCAGCAACGATTCGCCATGAAGCAATTCGCATTATTAACAATACAGATCCGCCAATTAGAATCGCTAACGTAGACGTTTCACCCATTGAGCCTTGGATAAAGCCAAAGAAGGCATCAGACCAACCAACAGTCAAACCTGAAATACCATCAGCAGCAAGCTGGCTCAATGCTGTTGCACCAGAAAAACCATCAATCGCCGTCCAAACCGCATCACCAGACATAGAAGCTGGGTAAGCAAAGAACAAGAAAGCACGACCAGCTAATGCAGGGTTAAGGAAGTTCTTGCCCGTACCGCCAAACACTTCTTTTGCAAGCACAACACCAAAACTAATCCCTAAGGCAACTTGCCATAAAGGAACCGTTGCAGGTAATGAAAGCGCAAACAGAATGGAAGTAACAAAAAAGCCTTCGTTTATTTCATGCTTTCGCACAGAAGAAAACAACACTTCCCAGAAACCACCAACAGCAAACGTAACAAGATAAACAGGCAAGAAATACATTGCACCGTAAATCATGTTGTCCCATATGCTTGATGCGTCATAATTGGTCAAACCACCAATAACGGCATGACGCCAAGTGTCCGCTGGCGTAACACCCATTGCATCTATAGCGGTATTCGCCTGCAGACCAATGTTGTACATACCAAAAAACATCGCTGGAAATGTACACATCCAAACCAAAATCATAATGCGCTTCATATCAACCGCATCACGAACATGGGAGCCATTTTTGGTAACAGAACTTGGACGGTAAAAAATAGTATCTACCGCTTCAAAAAGCGCATACCACTTTTCGTATTTTCCACCTGAGTGAAACTCAGGTTCTATTTTATCGAGTACTTTTCTAAGCCCCATGAATTAACCCTCTTTCTCTATTAGAGTTAGGCAATCCCGAAGGATCGGGCCATATTCGAACTTACCTGAGCAACTGTAAGTACACAAAGCCAAATCTTCGTCATCTAACTCAAGCACGCCAAGCTTCTGAGCTTGCTCCGTATCATTCACAACCAACGCACGTAACAACTGAGTTGGCAAAATATCAAGCGGCATAACACGCTCAAAATTACCAAGTGGCAACATAGTACGATCACTACCGTTGGTCGTCGTTGTCATATCAAATGATTTTTTACCTGTGAGCTTTGACAAAAAGACATTCATAAGAGAATGTTTTTCTACACCGGCACGAAGATAATGCATCATCTGGCGCTCACGACCTTCAAGCAATACGCAGACTTGATTGTGATAACGACCTAAGTAAGAAAAAGGACCTGCAGCATTACGACCTGAAAGTACGGAACCAGAAATAACTCGGTTCTCACCGTCAGCTAATTCGCCCGCCACAAGATCTTCTAAGCTTGCACCCACTTGAGTACGAACCAATCGAGGGTTTTTAACCTGAGGTCCCGCCAATGCGATAACACGCTCAACGTTAAGTTCACCAGTAACAAAAAGCTTGCCAATAGCGACAACATCTTGGTAATTGATAGACCAAACTGTTTTTTTATCACTAACTGGATCAAGGAAATGGATATGCGTACCAGCAAGACCAGCAGGGTGCACACCAGAGAACTCTTCAACCGTTACATCTGACGTAGTCGGAATTTTAGTTCCGGTCGCTTTACAAACAAACACCTTACCCGTCGTCAAACGTGCTAATACCGTCAGGCCATCAGCAAACGCCTCAGCCTGATCTGCAAGCACAACTTCTGGAGAAGCGGCCAACGGATTAGTGTCCATAGCAGTAACGAAAATAGAGCTTGGCGCCGAAGCAATTTCAGGCACTTTCGAAAAAGGACGTGTACGAAACGAGGTCCATAGTCCAGACTCAACTAGATTATCAACCACTTTATTACGTTCTAATGATTTTAATTCAGAACCAGAATAAGCGGCAAAAGTTTCAGACTCATCACCTTCCACTCTGATAACAACAGATTGAAAAACACGTCTTTCACCACGATTGACAGCGGTTACCGTACCAGAAGCAGGAGCCGTGTATTTAACACCTTCCGTTTTCTTATCTGTAAAGATAACTTGCCCTTTCTTTACCTTATCCCCTTCCTTGACAAACATGGTGGGTTTCATTCCATGGTAATCAGGACCGATCACAGCGACTGTTCTTGCGGCAGCTGCCATCTCAATCACTTGAATGGGAGCACCTGAGATCGGAAGATCTAGGCCTTTTGAAATTTTAAACATATGTTCTGCCCAACAATAAATTGAACACAAAAAGCGTAATGTGTAATGCTCATACCCCCCTCCGGGAAAACATGTATAAGCGAACAACTAATATTAAATTAATTGTAAAACACAAACTCACTTCACCAAAAAACCGACGTATTATAAAGATCATTAACGACATTGACCAGCTCATCACGATGTCTTTAAGCGCCAACTTTTACTTAAAAGCACAAGTTTGTCTTTATTGGTTGATTTCATGTACCAAAAAGCACTTTTTTGTTTTTTTCGCTACACCCCTCAGAATTTCTCACTTCTCTGCGGTAATCGAAATAAATGAAATCCAAATTAAGCATTTAAGAGTATATAAACAGACCTCATTTTAGTGAGTTGCCATACTAGGTTGAAAACGACACAATATCGCCTAACAAATGAATAGGCTCAAAACATGGAAGCACAACTATGATTAAACCAGAAGCTCAAATTCATATTAAAAACTTACGTTTACGAACCTACATTGGATTCAATGATTCCGAAAAAAATAACAAACAAGATGTTATTATCAATGCTTGGATACACTATCCAGCTACCCAAGCCTACGATACAGATGATGTCGAAAATGCGGTAAATTACAGAACGCTTTGCAAAGAAATGATAGCTTATACTGAGAACAACCGCTTTCTTTTGCTAGAAAAGCTGACAGCAGACTTACTTGAGCTCTGCATGGCACCCAAAAATGTGACATTCGCAAAGATAGAAGTTGCTAAACCACACGCCCTGCGTTTCGCGGATTCCGTGTCCCTTACATTGTCAGCAAATAGAGAACAATAAGCCCAACATGCCACAGACAACATCAATAACGTTAAAGCCCGGCTTCAAGAATTTAATTAGTGGTCTAGACGGCAGCCGCAAAGCATTGCAGCTGCTTGCTATTGCCTCTGAGCACAGTTTGCCTATTCTCTTTATGGCCAATACGGTGGGTGAATTGAATGAGCTAGAAGACGAGCTACAATTTCTAAATCAGAACAAAAAAGAGCTACTTAGATTCAGTGACTGGGAAACACTTCCGTACGATGCTTTTTCGCCACATCAAGACATTGTTTCACAACGCTTAGAAACACTTGCTAAGCTAACAGAAACAAAGAACCCCATCATCCTCACAACCGTCGCCTCTTGCTTAACTCGGCTTTGTCCAAGACAACATCTGGACGCCCAACGCTTTCACCTAAAAGAAGGCCAAGAGCTTCCGTTAGAACAATTGTCTAAAAAGCTCACCAGCGCTGGTTACTTGAATGTGAATAACGTCCATGAACACGGTGAATACGCCATTCGCGGTGCCTTAATGGACGTTTATCCGATGGGCGCAGAAAACCCAATAAGAATCGATTGGTTCGACAATGAGATCGATTCTATTCGCTGGTTTGACACTGAAACGCAGCGTAGTATCGACAAAGTCAGCGAAATAAAAATGCTCCCTGCGAAGGAGTTTCCAACTACATCACAAGGCATACAACAGTTTCGCAAAGCCTTTCGTGAACGCTTTAATAATGCCCCGCTATCGAGCCCCATTTATCAAGACATTTCCAGCGGCCTAATACCCGCGGGGATTGAATACTATTTGCCTTTATTTTTTGAACACACCGCGACAGTATTCGACTATCTACCTGAAAATACACTCATCATTCGTTCTGATACGTTCAATGAACAGCTCGCCAGCATTCAACTCGATTTCAAAAACCGACACGAGTCACTTAATTACAATATAGAACGCCCTATTTTAAAGCCTGACGAAGTTTGCCTAAAAGAAGACGAACTGTTCGCCGCGCTTAACCAATTTCCTGCTGTGCTTTTTTCAACCTCGGGCGAACACCCACTCTATAAAGCATTAACGTCTGTAAAAATCGAATCGAAAAATACAGAGCCGCTTCACAAGCTACAAGATTATCTGAGCAAGACAGGCACCCGAACCCTCATCGTTGCTGAATCAGCAGGCCGACGAGAAGCATTATTAGAATTACTCAAAAAACACAAAATTAAACCCAAGCAAGTCAATGACTGGAAAGCCTTCACTAAGTCGACGCAATCATTAGCCATAACAGAAGGCAATATTAGCCGCGGTTTTGTCATCGGCGATGAGTTAACACTCATTGCAGAAAGCGAGATACTCGGTGAACGCGTCTCGCAACACCGAAGACGCAACAAGCACAGCAATATCAGCGAAGATGCGATTATTCGCAACCTGACGGAATTAAGAATGAACGCCCCCGTGGTGCACATAGATCATGGCGTTGGGCGTTACCTTGGCCTTACCAACTTACACATTGATGGGCAAGAAACTGAACTGCTCACACTGGGTTACGCGAACGACGCCAAACTCTACGTGCCTGTTTCTTCATTGCAGCTGATTTCTCGCTACACTGGCGCAGACGAAGATACCGCACCGCTTCATAAACTAGGCACGGACAAATGGAGTATTGCGAAACAAAAAGCCGCAGAAAAAGCCCGTGATACGGCCGCAGAGCTACTAGAAATTTACGCCCAGCGTGAAGCTCGCGTTGGTTATGCTTTCGCAAAACCAGATGATCAATATGAACTTTTTTCATCCGGCTTCCCATTCGAGGAAACGCCGGACCAGCAAATGGCCATTGATGCTGTAATGCAAGACATGTCGTCGAGAAAACCAATGGACAGATTGGTGTGTGGCGATGTGGGTTTCGGTAAAACAGAAGTCGCCATGCGTGCCGCCTTTTTGGCCGTTCAAGATGGCAAACAAGTTGCTGTTCTCGTCCCCACGACGCTTCTGGCTCAGCAACATTATGAGAACTTTTGTGATCGTTTTGCCGACTGGCCAGTTGAAATAGAACTATTATCCCGCTTTCGCTCTGGCAAACAATCCAACGTGTCTATTGACCGCCTAGAATCGGGCAAAGCTGACATTGTGATAGGCACCCACAAGCTGATACAGAGCGGCATAAAATTCGCCAATCTTGGGCTTGTCATCATAGATGAAGAACATCGCTTTGGTGTGAAGCAAAAAGAACAATTCAAGGCTCTAAGAGCAGAAGTCGACATACTGACGCTCACAGCAACACCAATACCAAGAACGCTCAACATGTCTTTGTCTGGCATTCGCGATCTGTCTATTATCGCCACACCACCAGCGAAGCGTTTATCGGTAAAAACCTTCGTAAAACAAAAAGATGAGCATCAAATAAAAGAAGCTATCCTACGAGAACTACATCGTGGCGGGCAGGTTTATTATTTACACAACGAAGTGCAAACCATTCAAAAAGCCGCCGAAGAATTAGAGGAACTCATTCCTGAAGCGCGAGTTATTGTCGGCCACGGCCAAATGCGCGAAAGAGAGCTGGAACAAGTAATGTCCGACTTCTATCACAAAAGAGCGAACGTACTCGTTTGCTCTACCATAATAGAAACTGGCATAGATATTCCTAACGCCAACACCATTATCATTGAACGTGCCGACAAGTTTGGTTTGGCTCAGCTACATCAATTACGAGGCCGAGTGGGTCGGTCTCATCACCAAGCTTATGCCTACTTACTCACACCAAATGATCGCAAGGTCACAGGCGATGCAGAAAAGCGCCTGGAAGCCATCACGCTTGCCGACACCCTTGGCGCCGGATTCACGCTAGCCACCCATGACTTAGAAATACGCGGGACAGGCGAACTGCTAGGCGAGGGACAAAGTGGTCATATCGAGCACGTTGGCTTCTCATTATTTATGGACATGCTCGACAGAGCGGTTAAATCCTTAAAAAATGGCGAGTCACCTAATGTAGACATCACCTCACCGGCGCAAACTGACGTAAACTTGCGAGTACCAGCCCTCATTCCAGAGGATTATTTAGGTGATGTACATTCCCGTCTGATTCTGTATAAACGTATAGCCAGTGCAAAAGTCAGCGAAGAACTCAAAGATCTACAAGTGGAAATGATTGACCGCTTTGGATTACTACCTGACGCGACAAAAAACCTATTTCGACAAACAGAGTTGAAACTCAAGGCCGAGAGTCTCGGCATCAATAAAATTGAAGCCAATGCGAAAGAAGGTAAAATATTCTTTAACAGCAAAACACCCGTTGACCCGATGAAATTAATTAGACTCATTCAAACAAAACCCGACATGTATAAGCTGGTAGGATCTGACACTTTAAAGTTTTTAGCTCCCATGAACAGCGCAGAAGAGCGCTTCCAACAAACGACAAAGACTTTGGAATTATTACATTGAAAACCCTGATTATTAGCCTTTTATCCCTTACTTTATTAAATACACACCTTTTTGCTGACGACGGGGAAATCAACACGGATACCGCAAGAGCCTATGAGGCCCATCTTGTGACCTTCATGTGGCCGGAAGGCCAATCTAGCGAACAAATTAACTACAAAAATGTGTTATCGACAGGAAACCTTCTACGACTAACCAAAGGCGAGGAAGACAAATTAAGTACAACCAGCAGCACGCCTGGATCTACCCCCTTTGGCAATATTGAAGAGCGACTTGGCGGACACGTTAAAATCTTAGCCAACCAACAATGGACGCTGATATTCAACCACCCTGGAGATACCATCAGCAAAACCTTCCATAGCGAGCAAGAGAAAGACGGCTATCCAGAACTTACTGGCAGCATCTCGGTAAAACTAGGACGATATTTGGAGTCAGACATCCGCTACCAGCATTATTTATTTGATAGCTTCACACAGCCAAATACCCAAGGACAAAGCGGCAAGGGATCATTTTTTTCGCAAGGGCGAAACACACTTGATACACAGACAGAGTTCAAAGAGTTTGATCCAGCATTGGTACTAGCTCTGAATCAACGCAATAAAACAGCCAGTAAAAAAGTGAATTACTTAGATCATCCAACCATTGGTACTTTGCTGTATTTTGAGCCAATTGAACTGGAAGATGCAATGGACAAAATTGCACTGCTATCGATGATGCCCGAAACTGGGAAAAGCCTGAACTATGATGAATTGCAAAGCACCAACGAGCTGTCTCTTAAATAAACAATAACAATACAAAACACATAAAAAAGGGTGAGATGCAGCGCCGCATATCACCCTTTTTCTATAGCGAGTACGTTATTAATTAATAACCTCGAGACTGAGTTAACTTCCCAATCCAAGAAACTGCTTTTTGCTCTAATGCAGAAAAGAATGACAATCCTAAACGCTCCGCCATGCCTTTTGGTTGCTTATAAACAACCTGTATCACGTCCGCATTGGCATAATGAGAAACCAAATACGCATCGCTCGTCATCACCACATCAACCAGTTTATTTTCCAATGCTTCCGAACCATACCAAGTATCACCGGTCGCAATATCTTCAATGTCTAGCTGAGGTCGCTGGCTGGAGACAAAACGTTTAAACAAACCGTGCGTGTCTTCCAAATCTTGCTTAAATTTTTCACGGCCTTCATCTGTATTTTCCCCTAACATGGTTAAGGTTCGCTTATATCGGCCAGCCGTATGGAGTTCAACATCAATCAGACTTTTATCGAGCAACCTGTGTACATTAGGAATTTGCGCAACCACGCCAATAGAGCCAAGGATAGCAAATGGCGCTGCAATAATTTTGTCGGCAACACACGCCATCATGTAACCACCACTTGCCGCGACTTTATCGACGCAAATTGTTAACGGAATATTGGCTTCACGAATACGTTGCAACTGAGAAGCCGCTAGACCATAACCATGCACGACACCACCACCACTTTCTAAACGAACCACCACTTCATCTTGTGATTTGGCCACACTTAGGATTGCCGTGATCTCTTCACGCATTGTTTCAACGGCAGAGGCTTTAATATCCCCATCAAAATCCAATACATAAAGGCGCTTTTTCTCTGCTTCGTCGGTTTTAGGTGATTTTTTCTGTGCCTTTTTCTCTAGCTTCTCCTTTTTCTTCTTTTCTTTCTCTATGCCCTTGAGTACTTTTTTGTCTAACAGCTGATGATCTAATTCAGCTTTCATTGCGTCATAGCTTTCATTCAACTTGGTAACAGATAAGCTACCGGGCTGCGATTTACGCTTACCGCTCGCAATCATCGCTAAAAGAAAACCAATCACCAAAGCGACACTAATTAACTTCAATAAAAAACCCGCATAATCAGTTAAAAATTCCAACATTACCTTCCTCTAAATAGTCATAAGCTCTTGAGATAGTGGGGCTATTTTCATCAATAGCAATGCCTATATTTATTATTCACTATAGATACTACTTACTATATGTCTTATTATCTGCACACTTTAAATCAGTGTCCCAAATAACAATAAATATAAAAGAACTAACAAGATTTTTTTACTCACGAACAAGCAGAGAAATCTTGTTATTTTTTTTGCACATTTTCAGTGCCTTCCTAAAAGGAGCAATCAATGAAACCCTCTCTATCACAAGCGTTCGGAAGGAATTTCCTCGGCGCCTCGCCACTTTGGTATAAACAAATAATCTTAGCTTTTTTGATTATCAACCCTATTGTTTTAGTTGTATTAGGGCCATTCGTTGCAGGCTGGCTATTAATTATTGAGTTTATTTTTACATTGGCAATGGCTCTAAAATGCTACCCATTGCAACCTGGAGGTTTACTTGCCATTGAAGCTGTTGTGCTTGGCCTCACCACACCCGAGGGCGTTTATACTGAAGTATCACATAACATTGAAGTTATCTTGTTGTTGATGTTCATGGTCGCTGGCATTTACTTCATGAAAGATATGCTACTGTTTATTTTTAATAAACTCTTAGTAAAAGTAAAATCCAAAGTCGTCATATCGTTAATTTTTAGCTTTTCTGCCGCCCTACTCTCTGCCTTTTTAGACGCGTTAACAGTCACGGCCGTTCTTATCAGCGTTGGTGTCGGGTTTTACTCGGTTTATCACAAAGCGGCCTCAGGTCAAAGTTCTAATAAAGCCCATGATCATGGCAAAGATGACTCCATTCTTCCGGTCAATAATGAAGACTTGAACGAGTTCCGTTCATTTCTACGAGACTTATTAATGCACGGCGCCGTCGGTACTGCTCTCGGGGGCGTATCAACCCTAGTAGGCGAACCACAAAACCTACTGATTGCCAAAGTCGCTGGCTGGGACTTTATCGAGTTCTTCCTGTATGTCGCTCCTGTCTCTATGCCTGTTTTAGTCTGTGGTTTATTAACGGTTGTTGTATTAGAAAAAACAGCCTGGTTTGACTACGGTGCGCAGTTGCCTGACACCGTTCGAGATATTCTGAACAATTTCGAGAAAGAAGAAAGTCAAAAACATACTAATAAAACGAAAGCACAACTTATTGTCCAAGGTGTTGTCGCTATCATTCTAGTGCTATCCCTCGCCTTTCATGTTGCAGAAGTCGGCTTAGTTGGTTTAATGGTCATTGTCCTATTAACGTCATTCAATGGCATTATTGAGGAACACCGCATTGGTCATGCTTTTGTAGAGTCGCTGCCTTTTACCGCTCTATTGGTGGTGTTTTTTACTATTGTATCCGTTATCCACTCTCAACATTTGTTCCAGCCAGTGATTGATGTGGTACTAAATATGCCAACAGATCGCCAGCCCATCATGCTGTTTATCGCCAATGGTTTGCTCTCGGCAATCAGTGATAACGTCTTTGTCGCCACTGTCTATATTAATGAAATTAAAGCGGCATTGGATGCTGGCACCATCACTCGCGAGCACTTTGATACGTTAGCAATTGCTGTTAATACAGGCACAAACCTTCCAAGTGTTGCCACTCCCAATGGCCAAGCAGCATTCCTATTTCTATTAACATCAGCGATTGCGCCACTACTACGCCTGTCTTACGGTAAAATGGTTTGGATGGCTCTGCCTTACACTATCGTACTGAGTATCGTCGGTGGCCTTTGCGTCGCTTACTTACTGTAGATATTCTGCGGTGCATAAAATAACAAAAAAGCCCTCTTCAGTTTGAGGGCTTTTTTATTTCTACACATTCAAAAAAAAGTAGAATTAATGCTTAATTCGCCATAAAGACTGACCTGATTTTTTATCAATTAAATCCAGTCGCTCTTCATGCGCCTTTAATTCATCTTCGCTGGCTCGAATAATTTTCAATGCGGGCCGATCTGGAGAAAAACGTCGAATTTCGCCCAATTCACCCTCTTGCTTAGAATCCGAATCTGAATTATTCGCCAATCCTAAACTGGTTTGTCCACCCGTCATCAATAAGTACACGTCAGCAAGAATCTCAGCGTCTAAGAGCGCTCCATGCAATTCTCGATGAGAGTTATCAATGCCATAACGTCGACACAAAATATTCAGATTGTTTTTCTGGCCCGGGTGTTTCTTT
This genomic stretch from Marinomonas primoryensis harbors:
- the nhaB gene encoding sodium/proton antiporter NhaB translates to MKPSLSQAFGRNFLGASPLWYKQIILAFLIINPIVLVVLGPFVAGWLLIIEFIFTLAMALKCYPLQPGGLLAIEAVVLGLTTPEGVYTEVSHNIEVILLLMFMVAGIYFMKDMLLFIFNKLLVKVKSKVVISLIFSFSAALLSAFLDALTVTAVLISVGVGFYSVYHKAASGQSSNKAHDHGKDDSILPVNNEDLNEFRSFLRDLLMHGAVGTALGGVSTLVGEPQNLLIAKVAGWDFIEFFLYVAPVSMPVLVCGLLTVVVLEKTAWFDYGAQLPDTVRDILNNFEKEESQKHTNKTKAQLIVQGVVAIILVLSLAFHVAEVGLVGLMVIVLLTSFNGIIEEHRIGHAFVESLPFTALLVVFFTIVSVIHSQHLFQPVIDVVLNMPTDRQPIMLFIANGLLSAISDNVFVATVYINEIKAALDAGTITREHFDTLAIAVNTGTNLPSVATPNGQAAFLFLLTSAIAPLLRLSYGKMVWMALPYTIVLSIVGGLCVAYLL